Within the Miscanthus floridulus cultivar M001 chromosome 17, ASM1932011v1, whole genome shotgun sequence genome, the region AAATGTGATAATATGATAATATAATGTAACCATCAAAGCACTCCACCTGCACTTGTCTAGATTTAACCATGTACTTTTGTGTTCTTTCACGGCATAACTTTCCATAATTCGCCAAATTATCACTGTGAGGTTCCATGTCAAATTTATGCTCGACTTTTCCTTCGCATGAAAGTTTCCCTGCAACAAATAGGGCACTATTAGAACCAAAAAAAAACATTCAAAAAAAGCTGCTGGAAAGTGGTAAGGTTCCTAACTGGTTACAATCAGTAAACTGCAAGCAAACAGTTACTAGTAACACCCACTGACGCCAGTTGGTTATTCAAAAAAGAATACTCCCTCTGGTTGTTCATATATCATGCTGCAGCTATTTGGAATGATCACAGAAACATGATGTTTCGGGGTTTGGCCTGTCCAAATTTGTCCCCACAAACTTGTATGCCAGCTCAGATTTCTCACGTTTACGTGGTTCTCCACATCAGGAAAGGCAAACAGGCATCTCGAACTTTCTCACATCCCACACAAAAACTGACACATTTCGCAAACGTCCACCACAAGAGCTTCAGCTTAAACGAGTACTGCCCCTTGCACAAAATTGAAGTAGGGTAGGGCACACCAGGTCTTAGACTCAGGCAGAAATAACTCCATGGGGGAAAGAGGGAAATAGGAATTATATTTCAATGAGGGAGAGGAGTTTGTGGATGGGCAGAGGCATGCAGATCTCGGGACACCAGAGGAGGTCAACAACCATCAACAGCATGCAGTGCTTAGGAAAGGTGGATTCATGGCCGCATACAAGGACGAGCGACTGTAGAATCATAGGTCAGCAAGTGCTGGAGACAACCGAAGCCCTAATTTGAAGGATTTTGCCTTCGGACCATGGCGGTGGCGGTGTGTGTATGAGGGTGGTCGGAGTTGACGGATCATGCTTTTAGGCCACGGAAGCAGTGTGTGAAGGGAGGAAGACAATGGATCATGTCTGTAGACCACGGTAGCGACACTAGGTAGCGCATGGATGGAGGCGGAGCCACACTGGCATTGCTGCAGTGGTGACGTTTATCTGCTGGGATGGGTGACCGTCTTGGAGATTAGCTTTGTGAATGGATAACGGGGCAAAAGAATAAAAACACTGTCCTTAATTTCTTCTACTAGGCTGTCGGGAACCGACATGTATTAGCAACCAAAGCGAGCATATAATACAACAATTAGATCAGTCTGGAAACAGTTGGCTCAGATAAGTAACTGTTTAAGGGAAACTTAAGATATATCCTTATTTTCCTATCTCTTTACAAATAACTTTCAGACGAGATAAGTCAACATGCACTGATTATGTCGAAGTTTCTTAGCATTAGCATAAAATTCCCTATATTAACATAATATAGGAACCAAACCTACTGTGAATCAAATGATCTAGAGTTCTAGAAATATTGGTAAACAAATAACCATCAAATCACATTTATTTATGTCAGACATGTAGTGGCAAATATGCCTAACTGCATGAATTTATTTCAGATGACTAAATCACTATAATGTAAAAGGTAATATAGAAACAGAGAGATTTTATGGAGTGTTTTGTTTGGTGAGTCAACCCATTTAGATGGCTCAAATTTAGTGGAATGAACATATTCCTCATActagtactaattattagcttgtaaGGAATGAAGTGGGATCAACTCATTctattccacaaaccaaacaaaaaactaAAGAGTGAGATGATGATGGACTACTTCATTCCACAAACCAGACACCCACAAGAATATTAAAAGAATAGAGCCAATGTACAATGCTAAAACATATGAAGATTACTATTCTAATTGTACCAAACAAAATCACCGTGCTAAATAAAATGGTATTGTTAGAACTAAGGATTAATGGATATCTGCCATGCAAGAACAAAGGCAAATCAttagcatgttcggttggctggttcgtatcgttgctggttcgtgaagaagtactgctggctggttcgtgtgagagaaaaatactgttccgactgaaaatttacgatcgtttacgacgaaccacggccaaacgaacaggTTGTCTGGGCAGTAAACTTGATTTCAATCATAGATAGAGAGGCGTGCGTTGAAGCAGTGTAAAGCTAACAAGCTGTGAATCTGGATCCTACCTTGGTTAGATTCGGAGAAAACACACATAGGCACGAAATCTTTGAACATATTCAAAGAGTAGCTCTTAGGTGTATTCCCTGTGTTAGTTTGAGCCAACTCCATCTTGAACTGTCATTGCAATAGCATGATGTAAGAATGATAGGTGCCAAAAgatatacatgaaacaaacccCACAATGAGCAGCATTAACACCAAGGAATCCGATTAGGGCATCTGCTCTTAAAATTAGTCACCTAACGATTTACAATCACTTTCAACAAGACCGATGTGTGGTATGTAGCGTATGTAGACCACAGCAACTACGCAATCAACTGGAATTTGAACACTTGTTTTGGTTGAATATCAATCTAGTTTGTCCACAATTGCAGTGGATTGTTCCTCTTGTTCTTCCTGCAGTCCAATCAGTCTCTACCAGCCTGTTTTGTGCCAAATATACAGTCCACCCTGTATACTCAAAACCAGTCCTGCAATCTAGAAACAAAATTTAAGACTCCCATCCCCATCCCTATGCACATTCCTCACCAACCCTTGGAGTAACTCAAACAGGACAGCAGGTACACAATTTGTTCGAGCATACGCCTTCAGTGTGGCAGCCAATTAAGCAAACACAGGAATTTCAACAATTCCCCATCAGTTCGATCGAGGAGATTCTAGAATCTATAGCCGAAGCACGGGGAGGGGACCAGCGGGGTGGAGGGGATTGGGGGGATACTTACCTGGAGCGTAGGCTCTTCAGGGCGCTCTTCTGGGCGGAGTAGGTCGAGGGAAAGGACGACCTTGGCGACGACGGGGTTAGCGTTGGCGGGGTCGGAGGAAGAGGCGGAGGCGGCCTGCCAGGCGCGGGAGACGACCGGGGGGCACTTCATAAGCCACACGGAGCGGTCGGCCCGCGCCGTCTCCAGGTACTTGGCCTCCTCGGCCATCGTTCTTGCCGCCGCGGCGCGACCTCGATCCGCAAGGCTCTCGTGCTACTCCGGTTCAGACTGAGATCGTCGGCGCTAGGGCTCGGCGACCGACGGACGATCTGACGCTGCGGAAGGAGCGAAGGCGGAGGccaatgggggggggggggggggggggggggggggggggagggcacGCTGCGACGCGGATAGCGTGGGTGCGGGTCGGTTCGGGGCGGGGAGAGGCTTCCGATGGGCCCTTCCTGTCAGAACTAAATTTTCTTTTCCTGGTCCCACTTGTCGGTGATGAAACCTTTGACTATTGAGAgcgttcttttttttttgctctgaaattttttttgttccctatttgacattcacttcaattttcatctctaatttaacactaccgtcaaatccgttagctaacggtgttaactggcggttaaaaagacgtttttgcccctagaaaaaaagcggcgaagcaaatttgagaagaaaaaaaaacctgcgccttttttttTGCAGCTGGGCGCATACATCAAAggcgggcgcaggtttttttcctctcgaatttgcttcgccgctttttttctaggggcaaaaacgtatTTTTAACAGTCAGTTAACACCGTTAACtcacggatttgacggtagtgtcaaattagggataaaAGTTAAAGTgaatgtcaaatagggaacgaaaaaaATTTCaggataaaaaaaaagaaacgacTCATTTTTCCCATGTCAATAAGAAATTCTCTCTTGCTATTTGGTTAGAGGCATCGGAAGCATCCTCCAGCCCGAGCCCATCTACCAATCTTTGGTGTCGAATG harbors:
- the LOC136516435 gene encoding uncharacterized protein translates to MAEEAKYLETARADRSVWLMKCPPVVSRAWQAASASSSDPANANPVVAKVVLSLDLLRPEERPEEPTLQFKMELAQTNTGNTPKSYSLNMFKDFVPMCVFSESNQGKLSCEGKVEHKFDMEPHSDNLANYGKLCRERTQKYMVKSRQVQVLDNDHGMSMRPMPGIVGLITSGSKEKKKQAPAKPSDVKRTRRDRTEMENIIFKLFERQPNWALKALVQETDQPEQFLKEILNDLCVYNKRGPNQGTHELKPEYKKSTGDADAA